Proteins from a single region of Runella sp. SP2:
- a CDS encoding DNA-3-methyladenine glycosylase — protein MQPLTLDFYQKYDTLTLAQRLLGCTLVHQSQDGTTAGIIVETEAYLTGDPACHAYRRKTKRNAAMFGPAGTVYVYQIYGMHYCVNIASSDEGVGEAVLIRALEPTEGMELMEERRSDGVSSAEGRMSNEKPIRQPALSLRHLCNGPAKLVKAMGISIEEHNGTSLLTGNLKIYPSVLEEFEMVTTTRIGITQGADLPYRFYVTGNRFVSRK, from the coding sequence ATGCAACCACTTACGCTCGACTTTTATCAAAAATACGATACGTTAACTCTCGCCCAAAGGTTGCTTGGTTGTACGTTGGTACATCAAAGCCAGGATGGCACTACCGCAGGCATCATCGTTGAAACGGAGGCTTACTTGACAGGCGACCCCGCTTGTCATGCGTATCGAAGGAAAACAAAAAGAAACGCTGCAATGTTTGGCCCTGCGGGAACAGTTTATGTGTATCAAATTTATGGAATGCACTATTGTGTCAACATCGCAAGTAGCGACGAGGGCGTGGGTGAGGCGGTGTTGATTCGAGCTTTGGAACCAACGGAAGGCATGGAACTCATGGAAGAAAGAAGAAGCGATGGAGTGTCGAGTGCAGAGGGTAGAATGTCGAATGAGAAACCTATTCGACAGCCTGCACTCTCCCTTCGACACTTATGCAACGGACCCGCTAAATTAGTGAAAGCCATGGGAATTAGTATCGAAGAACACAATGGAACGTCGCTGTTGACGGGTAATTTAAAGATTTACCCTTCTGTACTAGAGGAGTTTGAGATGGTGACTACCACCCGAATTGGCATTACCCAAGGCGCTGATTTACCGTACCGTTTTTATGTGACAGGAAATCGCTTTGTGAGTCGTAAGTGA
- a CDS encoding type II toxin-antitoxin system HigA family antitoxin yields MKIVNEYEYQKAFLLFDELTAEMVVNPEKKVEARRVAEAIQAYEAEFIKFPRPTTLAGMIELKMYEMKLKQKDLAELLEVETSRVSEILNGKRKITLEVAKKLHTKLGIDGNFILEVA; encoded by the coding sequence ATGAAAATTGTAAATGAATATGAGTACCAAAAAGCATTTTTGCTTTTTGATGAACTAACGGCTGAAATGGTTGTAAATCCCGAAAAAAAAGTTGAGGCTCGTAGGGTAGCTGAAGCTATTCAAGCCTATGAAGCAGAATTTATTAAGTTTCCCCGACCGACCACACTTGCAGGAATGATTGAGCTCAAAATGTATGAAATGAAACTGAAACAGAAAGATTTAGCAGAGTTATTAGAAGTAGAGACGTCAAGGGTTTCAGAGATATTGAATGGGAAGCGCAAAATCACACTTGAAGTAGCTAAAAAGCTTCATACAAAATTGGGGATTGATGGTAACTTCATTCTTGAAGTTGCTTAA
- a CDS encoding sugar isomerase domain-containing protein codes for MTVTEVYLSKCQHILQTIQQQQPHIQQAAQWFADSILAGRMVHVFGSGHSRIMVEEMWPRYGSFAGFNPIVELSLTFHNLVVGANGQRQAMFLENVSGLADRILRNFDLSSQDTALVISSSGTNIVPVEMAEIFQKNGIKVVALVTKEHSEASSSKRTDGKKLTDFADLVLDTGAPVGDAMVTVDGLDTPVSPGSTVGGAAIVNCLKAETAQLLTQAGRPPKVLSAAAVVGSERAVELFEAAYDEHAHRLAKMYQQVGVPSYVSDLL; via the coding sequence ATGACTGTTACCGAAGTTTATCTAAGTAAATGTCAGCACATTTTACAAACTATTCAACAACAACAACCCCACATCCAACAAGCTGCCCAATGGTTTGCCGACAGCATCCTTGCAGGGCGCATGGTACACGTTTTCGGTAGTGGTCACAGCCGAATTATGGTCGAAGAAATGTGGCCTCGTTACGGTTCTTTTGCGGGTTTTAATCCCATCGTAGAGTTGTCTCTTACTTTTCACAATTTGGTGGTGGGTGCCAACGGGCAACGCCAAGCCATGTTTTTGGAAAATGTTTCGGGTTTGGCCGACCGCATTTTACGAAATTTTGACTTATCCTCTCAAGATACCGCCTTGGTGATTTCGTCTTCGGGCACCAACATCGTACCCGTTGAAATGGCCGAAATTTTCCAAAAAAACGGCATTAAAGTTGTCGCTTTAGTCACTAAAGAACACTCCGAAGCCAGTTCATCAAAGCGCACGGATGGAAAAAAACTAACCGATTTTGCCGATTTGGTACTCGATACAGGCGCACCCGTGGGCGATGCTATGGTTACGGTTGATGGCCTTGACACACCCGTTTCTCCTGGTTCGACGGTAGGCGGGGCGGCGATTGTCAATTGCCTTAAAGCTGAAACTGCCCAACTTCTTACCCAGGCAGGGCGTCCACCTAAGGTGCTAAGTGCAGCGGCAGTTGTCGGTAGCGAACGCGCCGTCGAACTGTTTGAAGCAGCCTACGATGAGCACGCCCACCGCCTTGCAAAAATGTACCAACAAGTAGGCGTCCCTAGCTATGTAAGTGATTTACTCTAA
- a CDS encoding ROK family protein — protein sequence MKTAIGIDLGGTNVKGILVNEAGEILKQHYVATQDDTEGLWRENVLEMVTYLRNYWQAPVDTIGLSAPGLPDAHNSCISFLPNRLAGLEKFDWSTYFGQQTYVLNDAHAALMAEARFGAAKGLQNVVLLTLGTGVGGGILIQGKLYQGLSQMAGHLGHLSLHATDDEVSIVGAPGSLEYAIGNYSIQKRSKGKFDSTWALVEAYRQGDAWASLVWLSSVQKLAVALSSLVNALSPELIVLAGGITLSDDALFEPLRQFMDLYEWRPGGKQTPIVQAEFGDMAGAIGAAGFALSSL from the coding sequence ATGAAAACAGCCATCGGTATTGATTTGGGAGGGACCAATGTCAAGGGCATTTTGGTCAATGAAGCAGGAGAAATCTTGAAGCAACATTACGTGGCAACGCAAGACGATACCGAAGGGCTTTGGCGCGAAAATGTACTAGAAATGGTTACCTACTTGCGTAATTATTGGCAAGCCCCCGTTGATACCATTGGACTGTCGGCGCCTGGCCTCCCCGACGCCCATAATTCTTGTATTTCATTTCTTCCCAATCGTTTGGCAGGGCTAGAGAAGTTCGACTGGAGTACCTATTTTGGGCAACAAACCTATGTTCTCAACGACGCCCACGCAGCATTGATGGCCGAAGCTCGGTTTGGAGCAGCAAAAGGGCTTCAAAATGTAGTTTTACTCACTCTAGGCACGGGCGTTGGCGGCGGGATTCTTATTCAAGGAAAACTCTATCAAGGACTTAGTCAAATGGCGGGACACCTTGGTCACTTGTCCCTCCATGCCACCGACGACGAAGTAAGCATCGTCGGCGCTCCAGGGAGTTTGGAGTACGCCATTGGCAATTATTCCATTCAAAAAAGAAGCAAAGGAAAATTTGATTCCACTTGGGCGTTGGTCGAAGCCTACCGCCAAGGCGACGCTTGGGCGAGTTTGGTTTGGCTTTCGTCTGTCCAGAAATTAGCCGTGGCGTTGTCGTCGCTTGTCAATGCCTTATCCCCCGAACTCATCGTCCTCGCAGGAGGAATCACCTTATCTGACGATGCCTTGTTTGAACCTTTACGCCAATTTATGGACCTTTATGAATGGCGTCCTGGTGGCAAACAAACCCCCATCGTTCAAGCCGAATTTGGGGACATGGCAGGGGCGATTGGTGCCGCAGGCTTTGCATTATCATCCCTTTAA
- a CDS encoding GNAT family N-acetyltransferase has product MTLKIRPVLPTDKEALWSIIEPVIRAGDTYMYAPDSSREKMLGIWYDSEKYAYVAENNGKIVGTFFLKANQPDLGSHVVNAGYMVHPDARGRGIAEQMCRFSIIEAKRLGFLAMQFNCVISTNTTAVRLWQKCGFDIVGTLPKAYQHAQLGLVDAHVMYQWL; this is encoded by the coding sequence ATGACCTTAAAAATTCGCCCCGTACTCCCAACCGATAAAGAAGCCCTTTGGAGTATTATTGAGCCTGTGATTCGGGCGGGAGATACTTACATGTACGCGCCAGACTCATCCCGTGAAAAAATGTTGGGGATTTGGTATGACTCCGAAAAATACGCCTATGTCGCCGAAAATAACGGCAAAATTGTAGGTACATTTTTTCTAAAAGCCAACCAGCCCGATTTGGGGAGTCACGTTGTCAATGCAGGCTATATGGTTCATCCCGACGCCCGTGGGCGCGGCATTGCTGAGCAAATGTGTCGCTTTTCAATCATTGAAGCCAAACGATTAGGTTTTCTCGCCATGCAGTTCAACTGCGTTATTTCGACCAATACAACTGCCGTTCGGTTGTGGCAAAAATGCGGCTTTGATATTGTTGGCACCCTTCCCAAAGCCTACCAACACGCCCAACTTGGGCTCGTCGATGCCCATGTCATGTACCAATGGCTATGA
- a CDS encoding type II toxin-antitoxin system HigB family toxin translates to MVVIAKLALVKFGEKHPNALVPLMEWYDIVLLADWGHFMDIRMMFNSVDFVGNDRYVFNIKGNHYRLVALIHFSIRTVYVKFVGTHNEYDRIDVSTIDYKP, encoded by the coding sequence ATGGTGGTAATTGCAAAATTAGCATTGGTAAAATTTGGAGAGAAACATCCCAATGCTCTCGTGCCATTAATGGAGTGGTATGATATTGTATTGTTGGCAGATTGGGGTCATTTTATGGACATTAGAATGATGTTTAATTCTGTTGATTTTGTAGGAAATGATAGATATGTGTTTAACATCAAAGGGAATCACTACCGACTTGTGGCTTTGATACATTTTTCAATACGAACTGTATATGTCAAATTTGTGGGTACACATAATGAATACGATAGAATTGATGTTTCAACAATTGATTATAAACCATGA
- a CDS encoding cobalamin-independent methionine synthase II family protein has translation MQPHPIKTTVVGSMPFPGWLEFASMNLDKFGPADIAEMIDDAVITAIHDQVSAGLDVITDGEQTRLDFNLSFYGFINGIQNDSSETRKYGPPAHDQRGKNSIVEPLTAPKGLGVVEEYKRLKRLAPEGQRVKMSIPGPYTLSGRLNPGHLYKDRWEVTEAILPLVRKEIEELVALGVPEICVDEPSMSCYAYREDTQRFVDIFNRTVAPAVGKTRLSMHLCFGNYKGRSVGKKTLAPMLPDFLDMTVDELHSEMTVLNFADVHLLERFAEKLDVAVGVIDVKSYYIETPEDVAERIRKVLPYVPAEKLAVAPDCGMSQTARWATKQKLKAMCDGAKLVRASL, from the coding sequence ATGCAACCTCATCCCATAAAAACCACCGTCGTTGGCTCGATGCCTTTTCCAGGTTGGCTCGAATTTGCGAGCATGAACCTCGACAAATTTGGCCCCGCCGACATCGCCGAAATGATTGACGATGCCGTGATTACAGCCATCCACGACCAAGTAAGCGCAGGACTTGACGTCATCACCGACGGCGAACAAACCCGTCTTGACTTTAACCTCTCGTTTTATGGTTTCATCAACGGAATCCAGAATGATAGCTCAGAAACCCGAAAATACGGTCCACCTGCCCACGATCAACGCGGCAAAAACAGCATCGTAGAACCCCTAACAGCTCCCAAAGGACTTGGAGTGGTGGAAGAATACAAACGGCTCAAACGCCTTGCCCCCGAAGGGCAACGGGTAAAAATGTCGATTCCTGGGCCTTATACGTTGTCGGGGCGGTTGAATCCAGGGCATTTGTACAAAGACCGCTGGGAAGTGACCGAAGCTATTTTGCCCCTTGTGCGGAAAGAAATTGAAGAATTGGTGGCACTGGGCGTTCCCGAAATTTGCGTGGATGAGCCGTCCATGAGTTGTTACGCTTACCGCGAAGATACCCAGCGATTTGTCGATATTTTCAACCGAACCGTTGCACCTGCCGTCGGGAAAACGCGACTTTCGATGCACCTCTGTTTTGGGAATTATAAAGGTCGGTCAGTAGGAAAAAAAACATTAGCTCCCATGCTACCCGATTTTTTGGATATGACCGTCGATGAACTGCATTCCGAAATGACCGTACTCAACTTTGCCGATGTGCATCTTTTGGAACGATTTGCTGAAAAACTAGACGTGGCCGTAGGTGTCATTGATGTAAAGAGTTATTACATCGAAACGCCCGAAGACGTCGCCGAGCGCATTCGGAAGGTATTGCCGTACGTCCCTGCCGAAAAACTAGCCGTTGCCCCCGACTGCGGCATGAGTCAGACGGCGCGCTGGGCGACTAAACAAAAATTAAAAGCCATGTGCGACGGCGCTAAACTCGTCAGAGCCAGTTTGTAG